Proteins encoded in a region of the Streptomyces sp. NBC_00310 genome:
- a CDS encoding UBP-type zinc finger domain-containing protein, translating into MTLPAGIDPAVPPSGDGCVECEAAGGWWFHLRRCAQCGHIGCCDSSPAQHATAHVGATGHPFVQSYEPGESWYWNYETSEMYESGPDLAPPLSHPADQPTPGPSGRVPSNWTELLR; encoded by the coding sequence ATGACCCTGCCCGCCGGAATCGATCCCGCCGTCCCGCCGAGCGGCGACGGATGCGTGGAGTGCGAGGCGGCCGGCGGCTGGTGGTTCCACCTCCGACGCTGCGCCCAGTGCGGCCACATCGGCTGCTGCGACTCCTCTCCCGCACAGCACGCAACGGCCCACGTGGGAGCCACCGGACACCCCTTCGTCCAGAGCTACGAGCCGGGCGAGTCCTGGTACTGGAACTACGAGACCTCCGAGATGTACGAGTCGGGGCCCGATCTCGCGCCGCCCCTCAGCCATCCCGCCGACCAGCCGACGCCGGGACCTTCGGGGCGCGTCCCGTCGAACTGGACCGAGCTTCTGCGGTGA